Proteins co-encoded in one Natronorubrum daqingense genomic window:
- a CDS encoding helix-turn-helix domain-containing protein, translating into MPRDSDADDFGRKYSSAEFLRVVRESGPMTTGEVANEIECHRNTARDQLKRLAKRGRIKKEEIGQEFVWRSN; encoded by the coding sequence GTGCCTCGAGATTCCGATGCAGATGATTTTGGGAGGAAATACAGCTCTGCCGAGTTTCTACGCGTTGTACGCGAGTCTGGACCTATGACGACAGGCGAAGTTGCAAACGAGATCGAGTGCCACCGGAACACTGCTCGTGACCAATTGAAACGTCTTGCAAAGCGGGGTCGAATCAAAAAAGAAGAAATCGGCCAAGAGTTCGTCTGGCGCTCGAATTGA
- a CDS encoding DNA polymerase sliding clamp: MSPEATAGETHVAEDSDTDGDSNAPPDPEADTEESTDQPESEAQSVDLASDAGGFACEATVGTLEAYFGQFVPILDEMTVHLEPTGLEGRGVDPANVAMVDEGLDESAFAHYSSTGGLIGVDLNRLMDILSIGDAGDSVRMELDQETRKLEISIDTLEYTLALIDPDSIRAEPEIPDLELPAKVTLEGSDLKRAVTAAEMVSDHIRLQVDQTEAGEDALIFSAEGDTDDVTLELPREDLIDLEMGDGDSLFSLDYLADFEAVIPETAAVDLKLGSEMPVFIEFEHIENVDDGDDGAPHAEVLQMLAPRISSED; this comes from the coding sequence ATGAGCCCCGAAGCAACGGCCGGTGAGACGCACGTCGCCGAGGATTCGGACACCGATGGAGATTCGAACGCACCGCCCGATCCAGAGGCCGACACCGAAGAATCGACCGACCAACCCGAATCAGAAGCCCAGTCAGTCGATCTGGCGAGCGACGCAGGCGGCTTTGCCTGTGAGGCGACCGTCGGCACGCTCGAGGCGTATTTCGGCCAGTTCGTGCCAATCCTCGACGAGATGACCGTTCATCTCGAGCCGACGGGCCTGGAGGGTCGTGGCGTCGACCCAGCGAACGTCGCGATGGTCGACGAAGGCCTGGACGAATCCGCGTTCGCGCATTACTCGAGTACGGGCGGGCTGATCGGCGTCGATCTGAATCGGCTGATGGACATCCTGAGCATCGGCGACGCGGGCGACAGCGTTCGGATGGAACTCGATCAGGAAACGCGAAAACTTGAGATATCGATCGATACGCTCGAGTACACATTGGCGCTGATCGACCCGGACAGCATTCGAGCGGAGCCAGAGATTCCCGATCTCGAGTTGCCTGCAAAAGTCACGCTCGAGGGCTCGGATTTGAAGCGGGCGGTGACGGCCGCCGAGATGGTCTCCGATCACATCCGCCTGCAGGTCGATCAAACGGAAGCTGGCGAGGATGCGCTAATCTTCAGCGCCGAGGGCGATACGGATGACGTAACCCTCGAACTGCCACGTGAGGACCTGATCGACCTCGAGATGGGCGATGGCGACTCACTGTTCTCGCTGGATTACCTGGCCGATTTCGAAGCGGTGATTCCCGAGACCGCGGCGGTTGACCTCAAACTCGGCTCGGAGATGCCGGTATTCATCGAATTCGAGCATATCGAGAATGTCGACGACGGGGATGATGGAGCGCCACACGCTGAGGTCCTGCAAATGCTCGCGCCGCGTATCAGTTCGGAGGACTGA
- a CDS encoding helicase HerA domain-containing protein: MADSTHPSTDRTNTDTPPETEDERIPVGIDGYDLPVVDVLTGRGFITGKSGSGKSNTASVVVEQLLENGFPCLIVDTDGEYYGLKERFEMLHVGADEECDLQVGPEHAQKLATLALEQNVPIILDVSGYLDTDDANSLIRETAHNLFAKEKKLKKPFLLVVEEIHEYVPETSGLDDTGKMLIKIGKRGRKHGLGIVGISQRPADVKKDFITQANWLVWHRLTWENDTKVVGRVADSEYRDAVADLEDGQAFVQADWNGSIDRVQFERKRTFDAGATPGLEEFERPSLKSVSEDLVDELEEISTREQRREDRVAQLEQSLDAKDERIEDLEQELESARDMTDMAQQFTQALTSTTDEDAESGETIQQQVDEIREQKNEEIRRLRSERDQLQERVDGLESTVTEQTDRIAELEQYEQAVQNLDELREGVARMADALSMGIDDGTDKYRQKLERKDERIDELEATIAKLEQQGYSLDEEFTEKMDFLRHDAVREEIDHAASKTRTKDGHTWDVLSVLVDQDEATTKEITTFVDVSKSSVRSILSKLKDQHVVDARKRGKTPHYSLNIEGMKQIIQQRRKREEMAELKDRVKS; the protein is encoded by the coding sequence ATGGCCGACAGCACACACCCCTCGACCGACCGCACAAATACAGACACACCCCCAGAGACGGAAGACGAACGTATTCCCGTCGGCATCGACGGCTACGATCTCCCCGTCGTCGACGTACTCACCGGCCGTGGGTTCATCACCGGCAAATCCGGCTCTGGGAAATCCAACACAGCGAGTGTAGTGGTAGAACAACTCCTCGAGAACGGCTTTCCCTGCCTAATCGTTGACACTGATGGCGAATACTACGGTCTCAAGGAGCGCTTCGAAATGCTTCATGTCGGCGCTGACGAGGAGTGCGACCTCCAGGTCGGCCCGGAACACGCCCAAAAGTTGGCGACGCTCGCCCTCGAGCAGAACGTTCCGATCATCCTCGACGTGTCGGGCTACCTCGATACCGACGACGCGAATTCCCTCATTAGGGAGACTGCACACAACCTCTTCGCGAAGGAAAAGAAACTCAAGAAGCCGTTCTTGCTGGTCGTCGAGGAAATCCACGAGTACGTCCCCGAAACCAGTGGGCTCGACGACACGGGAAAGATGCTCATCAAGATCGGCAAACGTGGACGAAAACATGGACTCGGAATCGTCGGGATCTCCCAGCGCCCAGCGGACGTGAAAAAGGATTTCATCACGCAGGCGAACTGGCTCGTCTGGCATCGCCTCACGTGGGAGAACGACACCAAAGTCGTCGGCCGAGTCGCGGACAGTGAGTACCGTGATGCCGTCGCGGATCTCGAGGACGGCCAAGCATTCGTCCAAGCTGACTGGAACGGCTCGATCGACCGTGTTCAGTTCGAGCGCAAGCGCACGTTCGATGCGGGTGCGACGCCGGGACTCGAGGAGTTCGAACGACCCAGCCTGAAATCTGTCTCGGAAGACCTCGTGGACGAACTCGAGGAAATCAGCACTCGCGAACAGCGTCGCGAAGACCGGGTGGCCCAACTCGAGCAGTCACTCGACGCCAAAGACGAACGAATCGAGGATTTGGAACAGGAACTCGAAAGCGCCCGCGATATGACCGACATGGCCCAGCAGTTCACGCAGGCGCTCACGTCCACGACCGACGAAGATGCTGAGAGTGGTGAAACCATCCAACAGCAGGTCGACGAAATACGCGAGCAGAAAAACGAGGAGATTCGCCGCCTGCGCTCGGAACGCGACCAGTTACAGGAACGCGTCGACGGGCTCGAGTCGACGGTCACCGAACAGACAGACCGAATCGCCGAACTCGAACAGTACGAACAGGCCGTCCAAAATCTCGATGAACTCCGTGAGGGCGTTGCACGGATGGCCGACGCACTCTCGATGGGGATCGATGATGGGACAGACAAGTATCGGCAGAAACTCGAGCGGAAAGACGAGCGAATCGATGAACTCGAAGCGACGATCGCGAAACTCGAGCAACAGGGCTACTCACTGGACGAAGAATTCACGGAGAAAATGGACTTCCTCCGCCACGACGCTGTTCGCGAGGAGATCGATCATGCGGCCTCGAAGACACGGACGAAAGACGGGCACACGTGGGATGTACTCTCCGTACTGGTCGACCAGGACGAGGCCACCACGAAGGAGATCACGACTTTCGTCGACGTGAGCAAGAGTAGCGTCCGGTCGATCCTCTCGAAATTGAAAGACCAACACGTCGTAGACGCACGTAAGCGCGGGAAGACGCCACACTACAGTCTGAACATCGAGGGGATGAAACAGATCATTCAACAGCGCCGGAAACGCGAGGAAATGGCGGAACTGAAAGACCGCGTGAAATCCTAA